gcattcagggtgaaagaaactttgcccatttgtttctgcctcgtgcaggaatcgaacccgcgccacagaattacgagtcctgcgagctatccaccaggctacgaggccccttggccTGTGctgtgcatgtgcgatcattgagtatgtaatgttatcagcacctggtgcagtgtccttaccacctttcttggctctgattagttcttgtgtggtgaagggacagtcacattcgtcatttatagctatgctctcACGAATGGCTGTCAACTTCATTTGTTTTAATTGTTCGTGCtgtcttcggaccattgcaggaagctgacatgaagctgttctttctgcaaattggagagcaagtctctcagcctcctgcaatggtttaatacatgcctgtggtcgggctggtcgatctgatagttttaatctgaccccatatcttgccaagactactatgttcatttagagtttgacaccactcaaaccatcttgcctcctttacttctctagaaactcgtcttgccTCAGATATCgccgctcttagcagagttcttccttctggtgtggggtttctctttagatgttttctgaagatgttgactctgtggttctgatctttaacttcattactatagaacaaatagttctttcgttttgtgtttcctgtgataatgattggaatagctttgtttgcagcagctgcaacggcttcctgcagattggtctcgtgtatgttcaaatcctcaggtggcgtgtacgttgcataccatttttcaagttcttcttggtatatattccaattggcctttcttaaattccacctgggttgtgcaggtggtgtaggaggtcgctctatgtttagtgttgtgacagtagcatagtggccactgatcaccgggtctacttcccacttcgcctgatgcttgagtgctgttgagattaatgtaagatcaagggatcctcctagaatgtgagtgggttccccagtgttgagaagtgtaatctcaggtacttctcgcagacctGCAGCTATATggagcccatctgcattggctggcccagtcgcacctaactcttgatgatgagcattaaaatccccagcaataattacatgttccagcgtggccaaggcaagcactgcctctgcttctagtttacgtctaggggccttgtagacgttgtatatgaggagctcaatattagccatattcacaagtggttaggcaccattcctcccccccccccgtcctatccctaAGAATTTGTAGTCTTGCTCCGTCTAATGATGTCATGAGCTGTCTATGACAGCCGCCAGGCGTGTCAAACaaagggaaggaattatcagggggaaagcaccaagccattatgactatatagcactgggaagggatcaggataaggattagggatgggacagagggaaggaatggtgcccaaccacttgtggtggacggtcggggattgaacgccgacctgcatgaagctagaccgtcactctaccgtccagcccaagtggttgagtagtatagtcataatggctccctacccttcaccaccttccctacccttcaccaccttccctacccttcaccaccttccctacccttcaccttcactacccttcaccaccttccctaccctccaccaccttccctacccttcaccaccttccctacccttcaccaccttccctacccttcaccttcacaacccttcaccaccttccctacccttcaccaccttccctacccttcaccaccttccctacccttcaccaccttccctacccttcaccaccttccctacccttcaccaccttccctacccttcaccttcactacccttcaccaccttccctacccttcaccaccttccctacccttcaccaccttccctacccttcaccaccttcactacccttcaccaccttcactacccttcactgccttccctaccctccaccaccttccctaccctccaccacctgccctaccctccaccaccttccctacccttcaccaccttccctacccttcaccaccttccctacccttcaccaccttccctacccttcaccacctgccctaccctccaccaccttccctacccttcaccacctgccctaccctccaccaccttccctacccttcaccaccttccctacccttcaccaccttccctacccttcaccaccttccctacctttcaccacctaccctacccttcaccacctacccttcaccaccttccctacccttcaccacctacccttcaccaccttcccctacccttcaccacctacccctacccttcaccacctaccctacccttcaccacctaccctcaaGTCAAAGATGGCGTCCGCCACTCTTGGGTCATCGCCcattaatactctattctttaacATTACCAATCCAACCTTCTATGTACTTCATTTACCATATTCCCCCGTGCATGCTTTTTGATAGAGTCCATTGCAGTCGGatgtgcagcaataccaacagcaaagtgctggaccacagttatgcacagactccaacaatgccggggatgaccacgagcaatcagtgcagtccgatgtgcagcgacacgacttgcgaggtggagaaCATGGACGTCGCTTCCGAAGAGGAGTTCTGgtagaacaggcaacaccaaccgaaactgtcgtctggccattacgaatactgcagtgcaacatacaaggtcttgagaGATAAAAACCACactcttcaggaggctgcaatcagcacgatagCTGATATAATCgtgttggaagaaactcttttcccggtCACGAAGtcattcagattagctggatatcagcactatgttataccgtatgaacacgggagacaaagagggttaatgaccctagtcaggaacACCATAACCCAGCAAGAAAACAGACCCAGttgcatgtggggatggagtagaggtattagcagtaacagtgaatatggctaatattgagctcctcatatacgtttacaagccccctagacgtaaactagaagcagaggcagtgcttgccttggccacgctggaacatgtaattattgctggggattttaatgctcatcatcaagagttaggtgcgactgggccagccaatgcagatgggctccATATAGCTGCaggtctgcgagaagtacctgagattacacttctcaacactggggaacccactcacattctaggaggttccctcgaTCTTACATTGCTTACCTAGTTAGGCCTGGTTGAGAAGGCACTTCGAGAtctcatgtgtgcgtgtgtgtgtgtgtgttgccgtaGTTGCCCTGTCACTCAACACCTTGGGTGGACGTCCCTAGGTGTTGCaacatttcttatgctcgctgggagggtgttgaacaaccgccgacctctgatgtttatacagtgttctctgattgtgcctttggCAGAATCATCTAAATGTCTCAATTTGCCCagtagcttagcatcatcagcaaacatgttcctaTGATTCTGTATTGAAGAATGAACATTGTTCGCCAGCATTCTACACGTGTCAAAAGTTCTAATTATGTTTGTCTCATGTTTTAACTACCACGCAGTTCAACTACACGGGTTTGTAATATAGTGTGTTCTCTCTTACCATATTTGTAGATTGAAaaaatctgctaagattcctgtacaTAAAGGTGTCTGAAAAATAAAAATTCTATACATATTGTGAGATTCCAACCTAACTGTGAGACTGTGAGATTCcaacctaattattttagatatatCTCTGATATCAAGCTGTTAATGCTACCTTCAAACACGGTAATTGTGTTTTAACTTTCACGTCAATACAACAAAATGGGAAAAacatataaaataatattttatatcaTTTTCCTTGTGATTTTGGTCGGTTGCGTTTGGATATTAAGTTTAGAGCAGTTAACAGACGACCACTATGAACGTCTCTACAACCAGGCTGTTTCGTTGTGGAAAGCCAGAAGACCAAGTGGCCTGAATGTTCTCTACAGGCACATCGCGGCCAAGTTGAACCTGTAGTCTTCGCAGCCTACCTGCGACTCCTGGCCTCTTATTAGTGTGGAAAACGACCGCGTTCAGAAGTGGATGCCGCTATTTGGGTAGATTATCAAACGTAAAGACACACTGCGGAAAGTAGTAATTCTCGAAAAGTTTGTACGGTGCCACGGTGAGATACCTGCCAGCGCCCCCAACATGGATTTGTCTGTTTTGTTAGTCGGGGCGGCGTTGGCGGCCATGTTGATTTTTGTCAGAGAATGGTTGCAGCAAACTGCATCAACCGGCGGCGACACCACCGCAGTCGGCGGCGGCGACACCACCGCAGTCGGCGGCGGCGACACCACCGCAGTCGACGGCGGAGACACCACCGCAGTCGACGGCGGCGACACCACCGCAGTCGACGGCGGAGACACCACCGCAGTCGACGGCGGAGACACCACCGCAGTCGACGGCGGAGACACCACCGCAGACGGCGACGGCGACACAACCGCAGTCGGCGGCGGCGACACCACCGCAGTCGGCGGCGGCAACACCACCGCAGTCGGCGGCGGCAACACCACCGCAGTCGGCGGCGGCGACACCACCGCCGTCGGCGGCGGCAACACCACCGCAGTCGACGGCGGCGACACCACCGCAGACGGCGACGGCGACACCACCGCAGACGGCGACGGCGACACCACCGCAGTCGACGGCGGAGACACCACCGCAGACGGCGACGGCGACACCACCGCAGTCAACGGCGATGACACCACCGCAGTCAACGGCGATGACACCACCGCAGTCGGCGGCGGCGACAACACCGCAGTCGAAGGCGGCGACAACACCGACTCCGACGCTGACTTAGAGACGGTAACTATCGATGTAAACGTGCCCCACTAAAACCGCTACCTCATAATAGGTAAACGCTAGCGGCGTCTGCGGCAGCTACAAACCAAGTACGATGTGAGGATCACCGTCCCTCCGGAGGATGACGAGGAGGCAGACGTATAAGTGTCCGGGTCTTTGGAAAATGTTAATGACGCTGTGAAGGACATTAAGAGCAGAACGGGCGACACCACCGCAGTCGGCGGCGGCGACACCACCTCAGCCGACGGCGGCGACACCACCTCAGCCGACGGCGGCGACACCACCTCAGCCGACGGCGGCGACACCACCACCTCAGCCGACGGCGGCGACACCACCACCTCAGCCGACGGTGACGACACCACCACCTCAGCCGACGGCGGCGACACCACCACCTCAGCCGACGGTGACGACACCACCACCTCAGCCGACGGCGGCGACACCACCACCTCAGCCGACGGTGACGACACCACCACCTCAGCCGACGGCGGCGACACCACCTCAGCCGACGGCGGCGACACCACCACAGTTGATGGTGGCGACAACACCTCAGTCAACGGCACCACCTCAGTCGGCGGTGACACCACCTCAGTTGACAGTGGCGACAACACTGACTCCGACGCCGACTTAGAGACGGTAACCATCGGTGTAAAGGTGCCCCACTAAAACCGGTACCTCATAATAGGTAAACGCTAGCGGCGTCTGCGGCAGCTACAAACCAAGTACGATGTGAGGATCACCGTCCCTCCGGAGGATGACGAGGAGGCAGACGTATAAGTGTCCGGGTCTTTGGAAAATGTTAATGACGCTGTGAAGGACATTAAGAGCAGAACGGGCGACACCAGCGCAGTCGGCGGCGGCGAAACCACCGCAGAACCCCCTGAACCCCCTGACAGTACCCCCTGAACCCCTTGACAGTACCCTCTGAACCCCTTGACAGTACCCCCTAACCCCCTGACAGTACCCCCTGAACCCCTTGACAGTACCCTCTGAACCCCCTGAACCCCTTGACAGTACCCCCTAACCCCCTGACAGTAACCCCTGAACCCCCTGAACCCCTTGACAGTACCCCCTGAACCCCTTGACAGTACCCCCTAACCCCCTGACAGTACCCCCTGAACCCCCCTGACATTACCCCCTGAACCCCCCTGACAGTACCAAAAGGCAGCCCCTTAGTGCCTTCTTtgttactttgtgtgtgtgtgtgtatgatgggtaaggaaagtggtgaagggtagggtaggtgaagggtaggaaaggtggtgaagggtagggaaggtggtgaagggtagggaaggtggtgaaggatgtaAATGTCTGTTCttgtgtaaatgtctacatttcttctcttagttgcaagttttgcagcttcatctgcaatgtcatttcctattattcccacatgacttggcatccagttgataagtactctacggccttgacgtttgaatatttgcattaatgatatgacatttgtgatcagatggatgttatcacatatgtgttcttgttccaaggtttcaatggcagttcttgaatctgtatgtatgataacatgttgtcggtgttcagcaagaacatgttccaaagccttttgaatggctagtatctctgtaaagttgaacacccattggagagtctccaactatttacagtttcttgctttaactgcagctccggtttcttgtccctgctgctcTACTGATGACATACTTCTGTGAAGTATATGAAGCTTTCGGATGCCaactttgcttctatatgcatctgtgcaatattacatggcagatgaggattagtctggttattttttccttcaagagccataatcttaaagccTGCTGGTagcgattcccaaggggcttgcataacaaagtctgcataacAGAGTATTTCATTGACACCCCTCTAGGTTATTGTGTTTGTTATATCAAATGTATTAATGGTGTTTAcctcacaatgggtccacctgttgctattggaggctcttctgtcctgagttagtgctccagtgattatatctttaagtgaactgattctaggtctagtcaatattttggtcagcatgcacgcagcaatcccttttacccttatttcaatcgacgttagcttggtttctattcttaggttcagtattttagtccttctgggagcccctgttatgactcgcattgcatcattttgaataacctcaacatttgtccactgaccaggagaaagagtgagtaaggcaggcgctgcataatcaactagggaacgaacggcgtgtgtgtaaaacattcttaacactttgtgccctggtcctagacggggccctgtgattgctctcattatattcagtcgtgaATTTGCTTTCCCCTTCACATactgaatttgcttgttgaatgtcattttagaatctatccacactctgagatattgatattgtgtaacccattgaaggttaatgtcttgaatgcattGGTGCCTGactggagtgttgccacctagtctcattgccttagagtTCTGTGCAGATACTTTTACCCCTAAAACGCTGCATttagatgttactttatctaatgcaccttgtgctttatttagaagtgaaggacctgtaatgactaatgttatatcatcagcatagcttagcaatttaacctcttttgtaaatgtcatggtaacaaggttttccataaagatgttaaaaagactaggactgaggactcctccttgtggagtcccattctcgtgtaagtggtagtccgacacttgtccttgcaaccttactctggcatacctgtgacttaggtaatcttgaatccatgctaacatttttccctttacaccttttttaactgtgtgtaaaattgcttgcgggcttgcaagttcgaatgctttttctagatcaaggaagatcactatagctggacctgagttaactgttcctagtaatgttgctatgcagtttgcagtacctactcctctagtgaagccaaatgtgTTTATGaatgtctccagtcttccacagtagcctatttaagaccatccgttctgcagttttactaatgcatgatgttaatgaaatgggtctgtaattgccaggttctttcggctttgGAAtctgtatgatgtctgctttcttccaagaggtcggtaatttgccttgctgccaagatgcattgatgacgtccaatattccttgttctccgGCAGGACctgcatcttcttgaggttatcttgagatgattttggggcttttagtgtccccgcggcccggtcctcgaccaggcctccacccccaggaagcagcccgtgacagctgactaactcccaagtacctatttactgctaggtaacaggggcattcagggtgaaagaaactttgcccatttgtttctgcctcgtgcaggaatcgaacccgcgccacagaattacgagtcctgggagctatccaccaggctacgaggccccttggccTGTGCTGTGCATGTGCgaccattgagtatgtaatgttatcagcacctggtgcagtgtccttaccaccttttttggctctgattagttcctgtttggtgaagggacagtcacattcatcatttatagctatgctctcatgaatggctgtcaacctctcttgttttaattgttcttgctgccttcggaccattgcaggaagatgATATGAAgcagttctttctgcaaattggagagcaagtctctcagcctcctgcagtggttgaatacatgcctgtggccgggctggtcgacctgatatagttttaatctgaccccatatcttgccaagactactatgttcatttagagtttgacaccactcaaaccatcttgcctcctttacttctctagaaactcgtcttgcttcagatatcaccgctcttagcagagttcttccttctggtgtggggtttctctttagatgttttctgaagatgttgactctgtggttctgatctttaacttcattactatagaacaaatagttctttcgttttgtgtttcctgtgataatgattggaatagctttgtttgcaacagctgcaacggcttcctgcagattggtctcgtgtatgttcaaatcctcaggtggcgtgtacgttgcataccatttttcaagttcttcttggtatatattccaattggcctttcttaaattccacctgggttgtgcaggtggtgtaggaggtcgctctatgtttagtgttgtgacagtagcatagtggccactgatcaccgggtctacttcccacttcgcctgatgcttgagtgctgttgagattaatgtaagatcaagggatcctcctagaatgtgagtgggttccccagtgttgagaagtgtaatctcaggtacttctcgcagacctGCAGCTATATggagcccatctgcattggctggcccagtcgcacctaactcttgatgatgagcattaaaatccccagcaataattacatgttccagcgtggccaaggcaagcactgcctctgcttctagtttacgtctagggggcttgtaaacgttgtatatgaggagctcaatattagccatattcactgttaatgctaatacctctactccatccccacatgaaactgggtctGTTTTCTTGCTGGGTTATGGTgttcctgactagggtcattaaccctctttgtctcccctgcttatacggtataacatagtgctgatatccagctaatctgaatgaCTTCGTGaccgggaaaagagtttcttccaacacGATTATATCAGctatcgtgctgattgcagcctcctgaagagtGTGGTTTTTATCtctcaagaccttgtatgttgcactgcagtattcgtaatggccagacgacagtttcggttggtgttgcctgttctacCAGAACTCCTCTTCGGAAGCGACGTCCATGttctccacctcgcaagtcgtgtcgctgcacatcggactgcactgattgctc
This window of the Procambarus clarkii isolate CNS0578487 chromosome 46, FALCON_Pclarkii_2.0, whole genome shotgun sequence genome carries:
- the LOC123770587 gene encoding autotransporter adhesin BpaC-like, giving the protein MLIFVREWLQQTASTGGDTTAVGGGDTTAVGGGDTTAVDGGDTTAVDGGDTTAVDGGDTTAVDGGDTTAVDGGDTTADGDGDTTAVGGGDTTAVGGGNTTAVGGGNTTAVGGGDTTAVGGGNTTAVDGGDTTADGDGDTTADGDGDTTAVDGGDTTADGDGDTTAVNGDDTTAVNGDDTTAVGGGDNTAVEGGDNTDSDADLETDIKSRTGDTTAVGGGDTTSADGGDTTSADGGDTTSADGGDTTTSADGGDTTTSADGDDTTTSADGGDTTTSADGDDTTTSADGGDTTTSADGDDTTTSADGGDTTSADGGDTTTVDGGDNTSVNGTTSVGGDTTSVDSGDNTDSDADLETVTIGVKVPH